The following proteins are co-located in the Trichormus variabilis 0441 genome:
- a CDS encoding DUF3368 domain-containing protein yields the protein MIIVSDTSPINNLAAINHLNLLQQLYDTVIIPETVYQELTDPEFPVAGATEVKTFDWIQTRQVSDRNVVEALANDLDKGEAEAIALALEIKADQLLIDERRGRLIADRLQLRYVGILGILVEAKSRGLISTVKPLMDALRNQAGFWIDAALYNRVLQLVGED from the coding sequence ATGATTATTGTCAGCGATACCTCACCGATCAACAATCTTGCAGCCATCAATCACCTGAACTTACTGCAACAACTATATGATACTGTGATTATTCCGGAAACAGTTTACCAAGAACTAACTGATCCTGAATTTCCCGTAGCAGGTGCAACTGAAGTAAAAACTTTTGACTGGATTCAAACTCGTCAAGTGAGCGATCGCAATGTTGTAGAAGCATTGGCAAATGACTTAGATAAAGGTGAAGCTGAAGCAATCGCTTTGGCACTAGAAATCAAAGCGGATCAACTTTTGATTGATGAACGTCGTGGTCGTTTGATTGCTGATAGACTGCAACTTCGATATGTAGGGATTTTAGGCATTTTAGTTGAAGCGAAAAGTCGAGGACTGATTTCGACAGTCAAACCCTTAATGGATGCTTTGCGTAATCAAGCAGGGTTTTGGATTGATGCAGCTTTATACAATCGAGTTTTACAGCTTGTTGGTGAGGATTAA
- a CDS encoding UPF0175 family protein, whose product MSIVIPDEILAATRMTDAELKQEIAVMLFQKDKLTLAQASRLAGMNRIAFQHLLASRQIPVHYGVDDFEQDIKNLQDMGRL is encoded by the coding sequence ATGAGCATCGTTATTCCTGATGAAATTTTAGCTGCAACCCGTATGACTGATGCTGAACTGAAACAAGAAATTGCAGTTATGCTGTTTCAGAAAGATAAACTCACCCTTGCTCAAGCCAGTCGTTTGGCAGGGATGAACCGGATTGCATTTCAGCATTTGCTTGCCAGCCGTCAAATTCCGGTTCACTATGGGGTGGATGATTTTGAACAAGACATCAAAAACTTGCAGGATATGGGCAGGTTATGA
- a CDS encoding dynamin family protein — MEQYAGYGSLVEVLKSASGLLELERTSRLHQDVVSICGYLENPNFRIAVFGPFNHGKSTLLNAVLGSRALPIDLIPTTGAAITVKYGSSVRSRIMLVDGTEVYRSGTEVLQQFAILDGNRQMRRDVASVEVFCPHPFLETGVEFVDLPGTNDREEQDNLVKEQLLSADLVVQLLDARKLMTLGERENLRDWLLDRGIKTVIFVANFLNLLEPEEQQQVQNRLRFVAESFRAELPPGFSNLYRVDALPALRARLKGDVGAASSSGLAAFETALQNVVGILQQNRGSVRLPRVEAIASQIQLSLKNKIDPIAHEFKTFDDKQNAKFAIKQKAQDLIGRGFTASITELGDWLALPNLLAKYQADAAVALAENNFKSWQINNLKKDLNELQISVVKWLYQAYEFFQEERPEDLSIPLPSEPIITLPPKSDSGDTWSEPGSIAVGGGIGWLLGGPVGAAVVGSVSYLLNKNVQKQDDQIANESYHQQVAKLCIAATEEYFTHLSHQGLSILAEYERQGEKVICFKVNQEPQEITQKRAELQRLQQGFNQLLSELEKVKISSNYQPYIETPRVTQTQQKSWQKQERIYTRPPQATPNPPRQENTAKTPEKKVEPPKQQVSSPPPKTTPSPNPAELEAKFTNWEMDEEIARMKAKMGSPGFQNSQPPNQNTQAPKSPQSQTEKDKIAHAYKVLGLPQDATFADVKQAYKTLVKKWHPDLFVNQPQMQKQAQEKMRLFNEAYTVLSQQK, encoded by the coding sequence ATGGAGCAGTATGCTGGTTATGGGAGTTTGGTTGAGGTGTTGAAGTCTGCGTCTGGTTTGTTGGAGTTGGAACGGACTTCTCGGTTACATCAAGATGTGGTGTCTATCTGTGGTTATTTGGAGAATCCTAATTTTCGGATTGCGGTTTTTGGCCCTTTTAATCATGGTAAGTCTACTTTGTTAAATGCGGTTTTGGGTAGTCGTGCTTTACCAATTGATTTGATTCCCACTACGGGGGCGGCTATTACGGTTAAGTATGGTTCTAGTGTGCGATCGCGTATTATGTTGGTAGACGGTACAGAAGTCTATCGCAGTGGTACGGAAGTTTTACAGCAGTTTGCTATTCTTGATGGTAATAGACAGATGCGCCGGGATGTGGCATCTGTTGAGGTTTTTTGTCCCCATCCGTTTTTAGAAACTGGTGTTGAGTTTGTGGATTTACCAGGGACTAATGATAGGGAGGAGCAAGATAATTTAGTTAAGGAACAATTATTGAGTGCAGATTTAGTTGTGCAATTACTAGATGCGCGCAAGTTGATGACTCTGGGTGAACGGGAAAATTTGCGCGATTGGTTATTGGATAGGGGGATTAAAACAGTTATTTTTGTGGCTAATTTTCTTAATTTACTGGAACCGGAGGAACAACAGCAGGTACAAAATCGGCTCAGGTTTGTTGCAGAAAGTTTCCGGGCTGAGTTACCGCCAGGATTCAGTAATTTATATCGGGTTGATGCTTTACCTGCTTTACGCGCCAGGTTAAAGGGTGATGTAGGGGCGGCTAGTAGTAGCGGTTTAGCGGCGTTTGAAACAGCTTTGCAAAATGTTGTGGGTATCTTACAACAAAATCGGGGTAGTGTGAGGTTGCCGAGAGTGGAGGCGATTGCATCCCAAATTCAATTATCATTAAAAAATAAAATTGACCCTATTGCTCATGAGTTTAAGACTTTTGATGATAAACAAAATGCCAAATTTGCAATTAAACAAAAAGCGCAAGATTTAATTGGACGAGGCTTTACTGCTAGTATTACTGAGTTAGGTGATTGGCTGGCTTTACCTAATTTACTTGCCAAATACCAAGCTGATGCTGCTGTTGCTTTGGCAGAAAATAACTTTAAATCTTGGCAAATAAACAATCTCAAAAAAGACTTGAATGAGTTACAAATATCTGTAGTGAAGTGGCTCTATCAAGCATACGAGTTTTTCCAAGAAGAACGACCAGAAGATTTATCAATTCCTTTACCTAGCGAACCAATCATTACCCTACCGCCTAAATCTGACAGTGGTGATACTTGGAGTGAACCCGGTTCAATTGCTGTCGGTGGTGGTATAGGTTGGTTATTAGGCGGGCCTGTCGGTGCGGCTGTGGTTGGTAGTGTTTCCTATTTACTCAACAAAAATGTACAAAAGCAAGATGACCAAATAGCTAATGAATCCTATCATCAACAGGTTGCCAAACTTTGTATAGCTGCAACGGAAGAGTACTTTACTCATCTTAGTCATCAAGGTTTATCAATCTTAGCTGAATATGAACGCCAAGGGGAAAAGGTAATTTGCTTTAAAGTTAATCAAGAACCACAAGAAATTACTCAAAAACGTGCAGAGTTACAGCGATTGCAACAGGGTTTTAATCAATTACTGAGTGAATTAGAAAAAGTCAAAATTTCTTCTAACTATCAACCTTATATAGAAACGCCAAGAGTTACTCAAACTCAACAAAAATCTTGGCAAAAACAAGAACGCATATATACTCGCCCACCCCAAGCTACACCTAACCCACCACGACAAGAAAATACAGCTAAAACTCCTGAGAAAAAAGTTGAACCGCCAAAGCAGCAAGTTTCTTCACCACCACCAAAAACTACCCCTTCACCCAATCCCGCAGAGTTAGAAGCAAAGTTTACCAACTGGGAAATGGATGAGGAAATAGCACGAATGAAAGCCAAAATGGGTTCTCCTGGTTTTCAAAATAGTCAGCCACCAAATCAAAATACACAAGCACCTAAATCACCCCAAAGCCAAACAGAAAAAGATAAAATTGCTCACGCTTATAAGGTTTTAGGATTGCCACAAGATGCTACTTTTGCTGATGTTAAACAAGCTTATAAAACTTTAGTTAAAAAATGGCATCCAGATTTATTTGTGAATCAACCCCAGATGCAGAAACAAGCGCAAGAAAAAATGCGTTTGTTTAATGAAGCTTATACAGTATTGTCTCAACAAAAGTAG
- a CDS encoding NB-ARC domain-containing protein, whose amino-acid sequence MSNSLKASTTGLGIVDKARKRLGWTKTSTACWWQDAHTSRATLRRFWQGDRIQQEIFIAICQAVGINDWQNIAEIPNADFEETSTQYLDWDDAPDLESFYGRNQELAQLEEWILGDRCKLIIITGIAGIGKTALALALADLLQLKFDGLIWKTLHSVPSLVPLLDGLLHTFKQTPVDDIPSDTAKLIHHLQQRRCLLILDGLDESEKHYHQFIQQLSRAHHQSCIILTSREQPNIIESNTKTVRSLTLTGLPKDDAVKLLQARGFTGKEIGLSPLIQLYRGNPLALKLVTPLIQSVFGGNIAAFLSQNTIVIGDRLRAILKQQFEQLSDLEQNILYWLAIWQQPISFSRLQTHLLISLDPATVLDAIVSLERRSLLEKWICSDAPAFTLQPLVMKIATDELVERATQEIIQVMQSRDIADFKVLRTHWLLRPGSDDIVGDRILHQLQEKLWQIYGANLVQNLQQILLLLNDKSPLTIGYIACNITTIITKGV is encoded by the coding sequence ATGTCAAACTCGCTCAAAGCATCAACAACTGGACTGGGAATTGTAGACAAGGCGCGAAAACGTCTTGGCTGGACGAAAACTAGTACTGCGTGTTGGTGGCAAGATGCTCACACTTCTAGAGCTACTTTACGGCGATTTTGGCAGGGTGATCGCATTCAGCAAGAAATTTTCATCGCTATCTGTCAAGCTGTTGGGATTAACGATTGGCAAAATATCGCAGAAATCCCTAACGCAGACTTTGAGGAAACCTCTACACAATACCTCGACTGGGATGATGCACCTGATCTTGAAAGTTTTTATGGACGTAATCAAGAATTAGCCCAGTTAGAAGAATGGATTTTAGGCGATCGCTGTAAACTAATCATCATCACAGGGATTGCTGGCATTGGTAAAACGGCTCTGGCACTGGCTTTAGCTGATTTGCTTCAGTTAAAATTTGATGGTTTAATCTGGAAAACCCTTCATTCTGTGCCATCCCTAGTTCCCCTGTTAGATGGACTTCTCCACACCTTTAAGCAAACTCCGGTTGATGATATTCCCTCAGATACCGCAAAACTCATCCACCATCTGCAACAGCGTCGGTGTTTGTTGATTCTGGATGGGTTGGATGAGTCAGAGAAACACTATCATCAATTTATCCAGCAATTAAGCCGCGCTCATCATCAAAGTTGCATTATCCTCACCAGTCGAGAACAACCAAATATTATTGAATCGAATACTAAAACTGTTCGCAGTCTCACGTTAACGGGATTACCAAAAGACGATGCGGTGAAACTATTGCAAGCCAGAGGATTCACAGGTAAAGAAATCGGATTATCACCCCTAATTCAACTTTATCGCGGCAATCCGTTGGCACTCAAACTAGTTACGCCGTTGATTCAGTCGGTGTTTGGTGGGAATATTGCGGCTTTTCTGAGTCAAAATACGATAGTAATTGGCGATCGCTTACGTGCTATTCTCAAGCAACAGTTTGAGCAACTGAGCGATTTAGAACAAAATATTCTCTATTGGTTAGCAATTTGGCAACAACCAATCTCTTTTAGCCGATTGCAAACTCATTTACTGATTTCTCTTGACCCAGCTACAGTTTTAGATGCTATTGTCAGCTTAGAAAGGCGATCGCTTTTAGAAAAATGGATTTGTAGTGATGCACCAGCTTTTACCTTACAACCACTGGTGATGAAAATTGCCACCGATGAATTAGTAGAACGTGCAACTCAAGAGATAATTCAGGTGATGCAGAGTCGAGATATCGCTGATTTTAAAGTTCTGCGAACCCATTGGTTATTGCGTCCGGGTAGTGATGATATTGTAGGCGATCGCATTTTGCATCAACTACAAGAAAAACTTTGGCAGATTTATGGGGCAAATCTCGTACAGAATCTCCAGCAAATTCTATTACTTTTAAATGATAAATCACCTTTAACAATTGGTTATATTGCTTGCAATATCACAACAATTATAACAAAAGGGGTGTAG
- a CDS encoding VIT domain-containing protein, translated as MTQTIERQAGGLYAQTPEQQQIAFPLKHTEVQAKIAGNISRVEVTQSFENPFTTTLEAVYIFPLPDEAAVDDMLIRIGDKTIKGSIKKRQEAQQIYEQAKEQGRTAGLLEQERDNIFTQSLANIQPGEQIDVIIRYSESLKFTAGNYEFVFPMVVAPRYVPGIPIEGNAVGVGSATAPMTQNQDTDIVPDGSRLNAPILPSGMRSPHDINVTIEIDAGVEVQNIQSPSHQVQISYAEKRVLVKLAGGDTIPNKDLILRYQVAGESTQATVLSQADERGGHFALYLIPALQYRQNQIVPKDVVFLIDTSGSQMGAPLMQCQELMRRFINGLNPDDTFSIIDFSDTTRQLSPVPLANNSQNRTRAINYINRLTANGGTEMLRGIRAVLNFPVTDSGRLRSIVLLTDGYIGNENQILAEVQQHLQAGNRLYSFGAGSSVNRFLLNRIAELGRGIAQIIRHDEPTDEVVDKFYRQINNPVLANINLQWEGDGNAPIIYPATPPDLFAEQPLVLFGKKPDARGGKLHITGIVAGGTRYQNTIKLDFEETGNPAIAQLWGRSRIKELMNKMVSGDTKLGVEGVTDTALTYQLLSQYTAFVAVSDDVRVDSRQGSVSVQVPVEMAEGMSYQGIFGSAVTAAAPPPIMANMVSPAPEFLQRKRSLASPSAPQAESGFSELPSLTELSEDAKIELSFSDLDYTFREPPPKPRQQASSGWNKYFEDIDSSQEITPVGILQVVNVIGLNYQMIVILTRYLESLPLHTDCSGDLVLELQINKGRVRQVLLDEEASTFKEQSVIDIIRRSLISWQPPQMLTATVSLTLRLQA; from the coding sequence ATGACTCAAACTATAGAACGCCAAGCGGGTGGCTTATATGCTCAAACTCCTGAACAACAGCAAATTGCTTTCCCCCTGAAGCACACTGAAGTACAAGCTAAAATTGCGGGGAATATTTCACGGGTGGAAGTTACCCAAAGTTTTGAAAATCCTTTCACAACTACACTAGAAGCTGTTTATATTTTTCCGTTACCGGATGAGGCGGCTGTTGATGATATGCTGATTCGGATTGGTGACAAGACTATTAAAGGTAGTATTAAAAAACGCCAAGAAGCACAGCAAATATACGAGCAAGCGAAGGAACAAGGACGCACCGCCGGACTGTTGGAACAAGAACGGGACAATATTTTTACTCAATCCCTCGCCAACATTCAACCAGGTGAGCAAATTGATGTGATTATTCGCTACTCTGAAAGTTTGAAATTTACGGCGGGTAATTATGAGTTTGTTTTCCCGATGGTGGTTGCTCCCCGTTACGTTCCAGGGATACCAATTGAGGGAAATGCGGTTGGTGTTGGTTCGGCTACTGCACCGATGACGCAAAATCAAGATACAGATATCGTCCCCGATGGTTCACGGTTGAATGCACCTATCTTACCATCGGGTATGCGATCGCCTCACGATATTAATGTCACCATAGAAATTGATGCAGGGGTTGAGGTGCAAAATATCCAGTCTCCTTCTCACCAAGTTCAGATAAGTTATGCAGAAAAGCGGGTGTTGGTGAAGTTGGCGGGTGGGGATACTATTCCGAATAAAGACTTGATTTTACGTTATCAAGTAGCTGGCGAATCTACTCAAGCGACGGTACTCAGCCAAGCTGATGAACGGGGTGGACATTTTGCACTATATCTAATTCCTGCACTCCAGTATCGTCAGAATCAGATTGTTCCTAAAGATGTGGTGTTTCTCATCGATACTTCCGGTTCACAAATGGGTGCGCCATTGATGCAATGTCAGGAGTTGATGCGCCGCTTTATTAATGGACTTAATCCTGATGACACTTTTAGTATTATTGATTTCTCTGATACGACTCGGCAATTATCGCCTGTTCCTCTGGCTAATAATTCTCAAAATCGCACACGCGCCATTAATTATATTAATCGATTGACAGCTAATGGCGGGACGGAGATGTTACGCGGGATTCGTGCTGTGTTGAATTTCCCAGTTACAGATTCTGGACGGTTGCGGAGTATTGTATTGTTAACGGATGGTTATATTGGCAATGAAAACCAAATTCTTGCCGAAGTGCAACAACATCTGCAAGCAGGAAACCGCCTTTATAGTTTTGGTGCGGGTAGTTCAGTAAATCGTTTTCTACTCAACCGCATTGCAGAATTAGGACGGGGGATAGCACAGATAATTCGCCACGATGAACCAACGGATGAGGTAGTCGATAAATTCTACCGTCAAATTAACAATCCTGTTTTGGCTAACATTAATTTGCAATGGGAAGGCGATGGTAATGCGCCAATTATCTATCCTGCCACGCCACCAGATTTGTTTGCGGAACAGCCGTTAGTTTTATTTGGTAAAAAACCTGATGCGCGTGGGGGAAAACTCCACATTACGGGAATTGTTGCCGGTGGTACACGCTACCAAAATACGATAAAACTGGACTTTGAGGAAACAGGAAACCCCGCTATTGCTCAACTTTGGGGACGTTCCCGCATCAAGGAATTGATGAATAAGATGGTGAGTGGTGATACTAAGTTGGGTGTGGAAGGGGTGACAGATACGGCTTTGACTTATCAACTGTTGTCACAATATACAGCTTTTGTGGCGGTGAGTGATGATGTGCGAGTTGATTCACGTCAGGGTTCAGTTTCGGTGCAAGTACCTGTAGAAATGGCTGAAGGTATGAGTTATCAAGGTATTTTTGGGAGTGCTGTTACTGCTGCTGCGCCTCCTCCCATCATGGCAAATATGGTGTCTCCTGCGCCTGAGTTTTTGCAACGTAAGCGCAGCCTAGCATCTCCAAGCGCACCACAAGCAGAAAGTGGTTTTTCTGAACTACCCTCATTAACGGAACTAAGTGAAGATGCGAAAATTGAATTATCATTCAGTGATCTCGATTACACTTTTAGGGAACCACCCCCAAAACCTAGACAACAAGCTTCCAGTGGTTGGAATAAATATTTTGAGGATATAGACTCATCACAGGAAATTACTCCTGTTGGAATTTTGCAGGTTGTGAATGTAATAGGATTGAACTACCAGATGATTGTGATTCTGACTCGTTATTTAGAATCTCTCCCATTACATACAGATTGCAGTGGGGATTTAGTGTTGGAGTTGCAGATAAATAAGGGACGAGTGAGACAGGTGTTGTTAGATGAAGAAGCTTCTACTTTTAAGGAACAATCTGTGATTGATATTATCAGGCGATCGCTCATCTCCTGGCAACCCCCTCAAATGCTCACAGCTACCGTGTCTTTAACGCTGCGATTGCAAGCATAA
- a CDS encoding dynamin family protein → MVNQVATDKFIQDLERVSQVRSKIAISLQKLSDTINQAELAGDTSSGKLSLERDLEDISVASNNLKKGVFRLLVLGDMKRGKSTFLNALIGENLLPSDVNPCTAVLTVLRYGAEKKVTIYFNDGKSPQTLDFPSFKYKYTIDPAEAKKLEQEKKSAFPDVDYAVVEYPLSLLEKGIEIVDSPGLNDTEARNELSLGYVNNCHAILFVMRASQPCTLGERRYLENYIKGRGLSVFFLINAWDQVKESLIDPDDAEELRASEDRLRQVFKANLAEYCYVDGQNIYDERVFELSSIQALRRRLKDSQADLTGTGFSEFMGSLNTFLTRERAIAELRQARTLARQAVNHTREAIGRRLPLLDKDVDELKKRIDSVEPEFTKLNNIRDQFQKEIFTTRDTQARKVSESFRSYVLNLGNTFETDFLRYQPELNLFDFLSNGKREAFNAALQKAFEQYITDKFAAWTLTAEKDINVAFKELSRSASQYGASYSQVTDQITEKLTGQKVTVSPTTTTEDDKSPSWAKWAMGLLSLSRGNLAGVALAGAGFDWKNILLNYFTVVGIGGIITAVTGVLLGPIGFALLGLGVGFLQADQARKELVKTAKKELVKYLPQVAHEQSQTVYDAVKECFDAYEREVSKRINDDITARKSELDNLLKQKETREINREGELKRFKSLQEDVITQLQNIEAAYGNLLAYYG, encoded by the coding sequence GTGGTTAATCAAGTAGCAACTGATAAATTTATTCAGGATTTAGAACGTGTTTCTCAAGTGCGTTCTAAGATTGCCATCTCTTTACAAAAATTATCTGACACAATTAATCAAGCTGAATTAGCTGGAGATACATCATCAGGTAAGCTGAGTTTAGAAAGAGATTTAGAAGATATTTCTGTAGCAAGTAATAATCTAAAAAAAGGAGTATTTCGCTTATTGGTTTTAGGCGATATGAAGCGGGGTAAAAGTACATTTCTTAATGCCTTGATTGGAGAGAATTTATTACCAAGTGATGTTAACCCCTGTACCGCAGTTTTAACAGTATTACGCTACGGAGCAGAAAAAAAAGTTACAATTTACTTTAATGATGGCAAAAGCCCACAAACATTAGATTTTCCCAGCTTTAAATATAAATACACTATTGACCCGGCGGAAGCAAAGAAGTTAGAACAAGAGAAAAAATCAGCTTTTCCTGATGTTGATTATGCAGTTGTAGAATATCCTTTAAGTCTACTAGAAAAGGGTATTGAAATTGTTGATAGTCCTGGGTTAAATGACACGGAAGCGCGCAACGAATTATCTTTGGGATATGTCAATAACTGTCATGCAATTTTATTTGTCATGCGAGCTTCCCAACCTTGTACTTTAGGAGAGCGTCGTTATTTAGAAAATTATATCAAAGGTCGGGGTTTATCTGTTTTCTTCTTAATTAATGCTTGGGATCAAGTAAAGGAATCATTAATTGATCCTGATGATGCGGAGGAGTTAAGAGCATCGGAAGATAGGCTACGACAAGTATTTAAGGCGAACTTGGCAGAATATTGTTATGTAGATGGTCAAAATATTTATGATGAGAGGGTGTTTGAACTGTCATCAATTCAAGCATTGCGGCGACGGTTGAAGGATTCCCAAGCAGATTTAACTGGAACTGGTTTTTCTGAGTTTATGGGTTCCCTAAATACATTTCTTACCAGAGAACGGGCGATCGCAGAACTACGACAAGCCAGAACATTAGCCAGACAAGCTGTCAACCATACCCGCGAAGCAATTGGAAGACGCTTACCGTTACTAGACAAAGATGTTGATGAATTAAAAAAACGAATTGATTCTGTTGAACCAGAGTTTACTAAACTAAATAATATTCGTGACCAATTTCAAAAGGAAATTTTTACTACTAGGGATACTCAAGCGCGCAAAGTTTCGGAATCTTTCCGCAGTTATGTTTTAAATTTGGGTAATACTTTTGAAACTGATTTTTTACGTTATCAACCAGAGTTAAATTTGTTTGATTTCTTGAGTAATGGTAAGCGAGAAGCTTTTAATGCTGCGCTACAAAAAGCTTTTGAGCAATACATTACTGATAAGTTTGCAGCGTGGACTTTAACCGCAGAAAAAGATATTAATGTGGCGTTTAAAGAACTTTCTCGCAGTGCATCTCAATATGGTGCATCTTACAGCCAAGTAACTGACCAAATCACCGAAAAACTCACGGGACAAAAAGTTACGGTTAGTCCTACAACTACCACAGAAGATGATAAATCTCCTAGTTGGGCAAAATGGGCAATGGGATTGTTATCTTTGTCTCGCGGAAATTTGGCGGGTGTGGCGTTAGCTGGTGCTGGGTTTGATTGGAAAAATATTTTGTTAAATTACTTTACTGTAGTTGGGATTGGGGGGATTATTACAGCCGTTACAGGGGTACTTCTCGGCCCCATTGGATTTGCTTTACTTGGTTTGGGTGTAGGTTTTTTACAAGCAGACCAAGCGCGGAAAGAGTTAGTGAAAACTGCTAAGAAGGAGTTGGTGAAATATTTACCGCAGGTGGCCCATGAACAATCGCAAACTGTCTATGATGCGGTGAAGGAATGTTTTGATGCTTATGAAAGGGAAGTAAGTAAGCGGATTAATGATGATATTACTGCGCGGAAGTCGGAGTTAGATAATTTACTGAAGCAGAAGGAAACACGGGAGATTAATCGGGAGGGTGAGTTGAAAAGGTTTAAGAGTTTGCAGGAGGATGTGATTACTCAATTGCAAAATATTGAGGCTGCTTATGGTAATTTGTTGGCTTATTATGGCTAA